The genomic region TAGCGGTGTGACCACCACCGTTACAGGAGCACTGAAGGAAGCATTAAGAGGAGTTGAACATGAATTTGGATTATTTATTGCAGGAGGTAAAGCAAAGAAAGCCTTACAGGCTCCACAGGAAATAATAAACTATGCTGAATACTCTGGCTTTGCTCCGCAGCCATTTATATATGCAAGTAGACTTTCAGCAAAAGTTGACAATGTGGCAGTTCAGGATGGATTCAATCTTTATCATCATACAATAGTTTTTACTGCAGAAGGGCACTGGTGCGTTATTCAGCAGGGAATGAATGAAACCCTCCAGACAGCAAGAAGATATCACTGGCTCAGTTTTACTCTTAAAAGTTTTGTTGAAGAACCCCATGAGGCAGTCTGTTGTGATGTAAAAATACCAGCATTAAATTTTACTGCAAAGGAAGCAGCAGATTTAAGAAAAGCAGCAACTATACTTTCCTGCGAAAATCCTGAAAAAATTATTAAAGAGATGAAGAAAATTAGAGAACTCAGCCTTCCAGAAAGGCATATGGTGAGTTTATCTGATATAAATCCTGAAAATTTTTACAAAATCTTTCTTCAGACCTATGAAAAACAGCCATCAAACTTTGAATCTCTTCTTGAGATAAAAGGAGTGGGAGCAAAAACTTTAAGAGCTCTCGCACTTACCTGTGAGCTTTTGTATGGAACTCCTTTGAGCTTTAAAGATCCAGCCCGTTTTAGTTTTGCCCATGGAGGAAAGGACAGAACTCCTTATCCTGTGGACAGAACCCTTTATGATAGAACGATTGAGATTTTAAAAAAAGCAATTGAAGAAGCAAAAGTAGAAAGAAGTGAAAAGCTCGCAGCATTAAGAAGATTGGTAAAAATTACACAAGTATAACAAGATTGTCCCTGTGAATTACTTCATCTGCGTATTTATATCCAAGAATTTTCTCAATCTCTGAGGATTTTTTCCCTTTTATCAGTTTTATTTCACAGGACGAGTAGTTAACCAGTCCCTTTGCAATTTTCTCACCCTTTTCATCTATGCAGTAAACTGCATCTCCCACATCAAAATCTCCTTCCACCTTTTTAATTCCCGACGGAAGAAGACTTTTCCCATCTTTAAGCAAAGCTTTTACAGCACCTTCATCAATGTAAAGATTTCCTTTAGACCTTGTTGCATAGGCGATCCATCCTTTTCTTGAAGTAACCTTTTCCTTCACAGGCTCAAAGAATGTGCCCACCTGTTTTCCCTCAATCACTGCTTTAATATTTCCATATTTTCTGCCACTTACAATATGAACAGGGATTCCAAAGGAAGTTGCTTTTTTGGCAGCAATAACCTTTGAATACATTCCTCCAGTTCCATATCCCGTGCTTGTTGGTTTTGCTATTTCAGTAAGCTCTTTTGAGAATTCTTTTACATGTTTTATTAATCTGGCATCAGAGTCTTTTTTTGGATCTGAAGTGTATAGTCCTGGAACATCTGATAGAATTATTAAATGATTTGCTTCAACAAGCCCTGCAACAAGAGCTGCAAGCTGATCATTATCACCAAATTTTATTTCATCGGTTGCTACTGTATCATTCTCATTAATTATTGGAATTATACCCATCTCAAGAAGCGTGAGAATCGTATTCTTTGCATTTACATAGCGAGTCCTGTCGCTCAGGTCATCTCTTGTAAGAAGAATCTGAGCTATGTGTTTTTTAAATTTTAAGAAATACTTTTCATACATCCACATCAAAAGAGGCTGTCCAACTGCAGCAGTTGCCTGTTTTTTCCGTATTTCTCTGGGTTTTGTTTTAAGTCCAAGCTTTTTAAGCCCTGATGCAATGGCACCAGATGAAACAATTACGATTTCTACTAATTTATTATGGAGTTCTGCTACCTCCCTTGCAAGACAAAAAATTCTTCTTTGATTAATGCATCCTGCTTTGTCAGTTAAAAGATTGCTTCCTACTTTTACAACAATTCTCATCTTTTCAACCTTTCTGAAAGATACTTAAGAAGGTTGTCAATTCCTTCTTTTTTTACAGCACTTACAGGAAAAAAATCAATTCCTTTTTTCTCACAGTACTCTTTAAGCCTGTCAAATCTTTCTGCCTTATATGCAATATCAATCTTTGTCCCAACCACTGCAAAGGGTTTTTTTGTAAGAGCAGGGTTGTAGAGTTCAAGTTCTTTCTGAATTTTTTCAAAATCTTCCACTGGATCAGACTCTAAGAAATCTGATACATCAACAAGATGTAAAAGTAGAGAAGTTCTTTCCACATGTCTTAAGAATTGATGCCCCAGTCCTGCACCTTGATGAGCACCTTCTATCAGTCCTGGAATATCAGCAACAACAAAGCTCTGATATTCACCATACTTTACAACTCCAAGAACTGGATTAAGAGTTGTGAAAGGATAATCGGCAATTTTGGGACGAGCAGAGCTTATGACAGAAATTAATGTTGATTTCCCAGCATTTGGAAGTCCGATGAGTCCCACATCTGCGAGAAGTTTGAGCTCAAGAATTATCCATCTTTCCTCCCCTTTTTCACCTGGCTGAGCATATCTTGGAGCCTGATTTGTAGGAGTTGCAAAATGGGCATTGCCAAATCCTCCTCTGCCACCTTTTGCCACAACTACCTGTTTGCCTTCCTCGTCCAGGTCAGCAATTATCTCTTCTGTTTCAGCATCTTTTACAACTGTTCCA from Thermodesulfovibrio sp. 3907-1M harbors:
- the proB gene encoding glutamate 5-kinase; amino-acid sequence: MRIVVKVGSNLLTDKAGCINQRRIFCLAREVAELHNKLVEIVIVSSGAIASGLKKLGLKTKPREIRKKQATAAVGQPLLMWMYEKYFLKFKKHIAQILLTRDDLSDRTRYVNAKNTILTLLEMGIIPIINENDTVATDEIKFGDNDQLAALVAGLVEANHLIILSDVPGLYTSDPKKDSDARLIKHVKEFSKELTEIAKPTSTGYGTGGMYSKVIAAKKATSFGIPVHIVSGRKYGNIKAVIEGKQVGTFFEPVKEKVTSRKGWIAYATRSKGNLYIDEGAVKALLKDGKSLLPSGIKKVEGDFDVGDAVYCIDEKGEKIAKGLVNYSSCEIKLIKGKKSSEIEKILGYKYADEVIHRDNLVILV
- the obgE gene encoding GTPase ObgE, coding for MQFVDYVKIYVKAGDGGRGCISFRREKYVPRGGPDGGDGGKGGDVIIQASCELHTLLDHKYKKTYKAQKGQHGKGSNMKGRDGEDLIIKVPVGTVVKDAETEEIIADLDEEGKQVVVAKGGRGGFGNAHFATPTNQAPRYAQPGEKGEERWIILELKLLADVGLIGLPNAGKSTLISVISSARPKIADYPFTTLNPVLGVVKYGEYQSFVVADIPGLIEGAHQGAGLGHQFLRHVERTSLLLHLVDVSDFLESDPVEDFEKIQKELELYNPALTKKPFAVVGTKIDIAYKAERFDRLKEYCEKKGIDFFPVSAVKKEGIDNLLKYLSERLKR
- a CDS encoding DUF763 domain-containing protein, yielding MQKTGIANLPLHSGKAPYWLFKRMVALSRAIVELMIIELGREELLRRLSDPYWFQCLGCVLGFDWHSSGVTTTVTGALKEALRGVEHEFGLFIAGGKAKKALQAPQEIINYAEYSGFAPQPFIYASRLSAKVDNVAVQDGFNLYHHTIVFTAEGHWCVIQQGMNETLQTARRYHWLSFTLKSFVEEPHEAVCCDVKIPALNFTAKEAADLRKAATILSCENPEKIIKEMKKIRELSLPERHMVSLSDINPENFYKIFLQTYEKQPSNFESLLEIKGVGAKTLRALALTCELLYGTPLSFKDPARFSFAHGGKDRTPYPVDRTLYDRTIEILKKAIEEAKVERSEKLAALRRLVKITQV